A DNA window from Mycolicibacter terrae contains the following coding sequences:
- a CDS encoding TetR/AcrR family transcriptional regulator, which translates to MRTRSKRWGGRTGAERRAERRQRLIDAATEIWSESGWAAVTMRGVCAKTGLNDRYFYEDFKTRDELLVAAWDGVRNEMLGEVSATLAERIGQPPMETIRVTIAAVVDRIAEDPGRAKILLAQHVGSSPLQDRRAVALQEATHLVIAASEPHLRPEADETALRMDTLVAVGGFVELITAWHAGLLDVIQGEIVEHTSRLAETLAERYLVDDAGL; encoded by the coding sequence GTGCGGACGCGGTCGAAGAGATGGGGCGGGCGTACCGGTGCTGAACGCCGGGCGGAGCGCCGTCAGCGCCTCATTGATGCCGCGACGGAAATCTGGAGTGAAAGCGGTTGGGCAGCAGTCACGATGAGAGGAGTGTGCGCCAAAACCGGCCTGAACGACCGTTACTTCTACGAAGACTTCAAGACCCGCGACGAGTTACTTGTCGCTGCATGGGACGGCGTGCGCAACGAGATGCTCGGTGAGGTTTCTGCGACGCTCGCAGAACGCATCGGGCAGCCGCCGATGGAGACCATCCGCGTGACCATCGCCGCGGTGGTCGACCGGATTGCAGAGGATCCGGGCAGGGCGAAGATTCTACTGGCTCAACACGTGGGCAGTTCCCCGCTTCAGGATCGGCGCGCTGTCGCACTGCAGGAGGCGACACACCTGGTGATCGCAGCCAGTGAGCCACACCTGAGGCCGGAAGCCGATGAAACCGCCCTTCGGATGGACACACTGGTGGCCGTTGGTGGCTTCGTCGAATTGATCACCGCATGGCATGCAGGTTTGCTTGACGTCATCCAGGGGGAGATCGTGGAGCACACGAGTCGGCTTGCCGAGACGCTCGCCGAACGTTATTTGGTCGACGACGCTGGCCTCTAA
- a CDS encoding TetR/AcrR family transcriptional regulator — MSAEERHRNRRTRLIEAAMELIGTHGVAAATVTAVCAESGVTSRYFYQHFPDRDALLRAVYQQLYATFQEVIVDAIPDAGAPPEVLAYAPIRGLVSMINNDPRLGRILFVESATEPLLRELRSDMMTGFTDLVLREARLHLDIADSAVGVAHLASTLGVGGLFEVLRRWLDGELEFTTDELVQHCAGFLGSLGSYVLLQNAVESATTKAKPQS, encoded by the coding sequence ATGTCCGCCGAGGAGCGTCACCGGAACAGGCGCACGCGTCTCATCGAGGCCGCGATGGAGTTGATCGGCACGCACGGCGTTGCCGCCGCCACGGTGACTGCCGTATGCGCTGAGTCCGGCGTGACGTCACGCTACTTCTATCAGCATTTCCCTGACAGAGACGCCCTCTTGCGAGCTGTCTACCAGCAGCTCTACGCAACCTTCCAGGAGGTGATAGTTGACGCGATCCCCGATGCCGGCGCCCCACCCGAGGTGCTCGCGTACGCGCCGATCCGCGGGCTGGTCAGCATGATCAACAATGATCCTCGACTGGGTCGGATCTTGTTCGTGGAATCTGCAACGGAGCCGCTGCTTCGGGAGTTACGCAGCGACATGATGACCGGTTTCACCGACCTCGTATTGCGTGAGGCCAGACTTCACCTTGACATCGCCGACTCCGCAGTGGGCGTTGCCCATTTGGCCTCGACATTGGGTGTGGGTGGGTTATTCGAAGTCTTGCGCCGCTGGCTCGACGGAGAACTCGAGTTCACCACCGATGAACTCGTTCAGCACTGCGCAGGTTTCCTGGGCAGCCTCGGCAGCTATGTGCTGCTGCAGAACGCAGTCGAGTCGGCCACGACCAAAGCCAAACCTCAGAGTTAG
- a CDS encoding metal-dependent hydrolase has translation MSDDSSTRPTTRVVPKPRRVRFDMPAETSRQHFVDGDLVMSHFVSTLSATFPEGEDFFIRSVREYRDHISDADLKEAVKGFIAQEATHRHQHRLLNDRLQAMGYPTEGIDRHIKKLVGRLEKRFSPKMRLAVTAALEHYTATFAEIILTSDEAQELIGYTEVRPILLWHALEECEHKAVAFDVYETVGGSERTRVWGMRIASLLLFTELVIQTTRSLAGDRAAYNPVRLLRSLRAFRHNPLFSRAAIERFRSYTHAGFHPDDWDSAEILERWTKELFDADGGQQLRSNV, from the coding sequence ATGAGCGACGATTCGTCCACACGGCCCACCACGCGGGTCGTCCCGAAGCCCCGCCGTGTCCGATTCGACATGCCTGCTGAGACCAGTCGGCAGCACTTCGTCGATGGCGACTTGGTGATGAGCCACTTTGTGTCCACCTTGTCGGCCACGTTCCCCGAAGGCGAAGACTTCTTCATCCGGTCAGTCCGCGAGTACCGGGACCACATCAGCGACGCTGACCTGAAGGAGGCGGTCAAGGGATTCATCGCTCAAGAGGCCACCCACCGGCACCAGCATCGGCTGCTCAACGATCGCCTTCAAGCGATGGGCTATCCCACCGAGGGGATCGATCGGCATATCAAGAAGTTGGTTGGCCGACTCGAGAAGCGTTTTTCTCCCAAGATGCGCCTGGCTGTGACGGCAGCCCTCGAGCACTACACGGCGACATTCGCCGAGATCATTCTCACCAGCGACGAAGCTCAAGAACTGATCGGCTACACCGAGGTGCGGCCGATTCTGCTTTGGCACGCACTGGAGGAATGCGAGCACAAGGCCGTCGCTTTCGATGTCTACGAGACGGTCGGTGGAAGCGAACGCACCAGGGTCTGGGGAATGCGGATCGCCAGTCTCCTATTGTTCACCGAGTTGGTCATCCAGACCACCCGCTCTCTGGCCGGCGATCGTGCCGCCTACAACCCGGTGCGGTTGCTGCGCAGCCTTCGAGCCTTCCGTCATAACCCGCTGTTCAGCCGAGCAGCGATTGAGCGCTTCCGTTCCTACACCCACGCCGGGTTCCATCCCGACGACTGGGATAGCGCAGAAATCCTCGAACGTTGGACCAAGGAACTCTTCGACGCCGATGGCGGCCAACAGCTACGGAGTAACGTGTAG
- a CDS encoding carboxymuconolactone decarboxylase family protein, whose product MSSQSRVDMLALTDARERAAQCGIPDAMAELSVFRIALHQPPVAVALHGMLEALLWKGALDARLRELIIMRIGWVTDSVYEWTQHWRVARLLDVPERDLLGVRDWQNAGHFGEAERAVLAATDETLRDGTISDETWAECQRALHGDPAVLVELVAAIGNWRLFSALLRSLHVPLEDGLEGWPPDGVRPSVD is encoded by the coding sequence GTGAGCAGCCAAAGCCGGGTTGACATGCTTGCCCTGACAGATGCCCGCGAGCGCGCCGCTCAATGCGGGATTCCGGACGCCATGGCTGAACTGTCTGTTTTCAGGATCGCGCTTCATCAGCCCCCTGTAGCCGTCGCATTGCATGGAATGCTGGAGGCGTTGCTGTGGAAAGGCGCGCTGGATGCGCGGCTACGGGAGCTGATCATCATGCGAATCGGCTGGGTCACTGATTCGGTCTATGAGTGGACGCAACACTGGAGGGTTGCCCGCTTGCTCGATGTGCCCGAACGCGACCTGCTCGGGGTGCGCGACTGGCAGAACGCCGGCCACTTCGGCGAAGCCGAGCGGGCGGTACTGGCGGCGACAGACGAGACGTTGCGTGACGGCACCATCTCGGATGAAACCTGGGCTGAGTGTCAGCGCGCGTTGCACGGGGACCCGGCCGTCCTCGTCGAACTCGTCGCCGCGATCGGGAATTGGAGATTGTTCTCAGCGCTGCTGCGGTCCTTGCACGTGCCGCTAGAAGACGGCCTCGAAGGATGGCCCCCTGACGGAGTTCGACCCTCCGTTGACTGA
- a CDS encoding zinc-dependent alcohol dehydrogenase — MNADALVLTKPRTLERRHLPVPRIDDESGLLRIEACGLCGTDHEQFSGHLPTGFAFIPGHEIIGVIEGIGDAARERWGVSVGQRVAVEVFRSCRECDSCGRGEYRRCSSNGLATMFGFVDVNIPPGLWGGYATHLHLPFDSMPLPVPDGLDPIVATLFNPLGAGIKWAAMLPETSPGDVVAVLGPGIRGICAAVAAKEAGAAFVAMTGVGPRDRTRLAAAHQFGVDLTIDVTEDDPAQALQMATGRLADVVVDVTAKAPAAFADAVALAQPGGRVVVAGTRGGGGAPGFEPDLLVFKELRIFGSLGVDYPAYQSAIELLVSRRWPFEELHREITGFAGLPGLLDLLAGNEPDRVPALHNVFVPIA, encoded by the coding sequence GTGAACGCCGACGCGCTCGTGCTGACCAAGCCGCGCACCCTTGAACGGCGGCATCTTCCGGTGCCGCGCATCGACGACGAGTCCGGTCTCCTGCGGATCGAGGCGTGCGGGCTCTGCGGAACCGACCACGAGCAGTTCAGCGGACACCTGCCGACGGGGTTCGCCTTCATCCCCGGACACGAGATCATCGGCGTCATCGAGGGAATCGGTGACGCCGCGCGCGAGCGTTGGGGCGTCTCGGTGGGTCAGCGAGTCGCCGTCGAGGTGTTCCGATCGTGTCGGGAGTGCGACTCGTGCGGCCGCGGCGAGTATCGCAGGTGCTCGAGCAACGGCCTCGCCACCATGTTCGGCTTCGTCGACGTGAACATCCCGCCCGGCCTGTGGGGAGGCTATGCAACCCACCTGCATCTGCCGTTCGATTCCATGCCGTTGCCGGTCCCGGACGGACTCGACCCGATCGTCGCGACGTTGTTCAATCCGCTTGGGGCAGGGATCAAATGGGCTGCCATGTTGCCCGAGACAAGCCCGGGCGACGTCGTCGCGGTCCTCGGACCAGGGATCCGCGGGATTTGTGCTGCCGTAGCCGCCAAGGAGGCCGGAGCGGCATTCGTCGCGATGACCGGGGTCGGCCCTCGCGACCGAACTCGGCTAGCCGCAGCCCACCAGTTCGGCGTGGACCTGACCATCGACGTCACCGAAGACGACCCGGCGCAGGCCCTGCAAATGGCGACCGGCCGGCTCGCAGATGTCGTCGTCGACGTCACCGCGAAGGCGCCAGCCGCATTCGCGGACGCCGTCGCACTCGCGCAGCCCGGCGGACGCGTGGTGGTCGCGGGCACACGCGGCGGCGGCGGAGCGCCGGGCTTCGAGCCAGACCTGCTCGTATTCAAGGAACTACGCATCTTCGGTTCGTTGGGGGTCGACTACCCCGCCTACCAGAGCGCCATCGAGCTGCTGGTCTCTAGGCGTTGGCCCTTCGAAGAATTGCACCGCGAGATCACCGGTTTCGCCGGCCTGCCCGGGCTGCTCGACCTTCTGGCCGGCAACGAGCCGGACCGGGTCCCCGCTCTGCACAACGTCTTTGTGCCGATCGCCTGA
- a CDS encoding acetyl-CoA acetyltransferase, with translation MAIPPRTPVVVGVGELTHRGEGTVDPIDLAAEAARRALHDASAAIGHRIDTVATPGILMIPRDNPASRIAEATGLTPDHRISCPVGGNTPQYLVEVLGRRIWRGVSDAALIVGAESGASARKVASGSALLEPKPIAAQDESLGDTRPGLSEAEVGAGLHWPHEVYPIFESAIAARSGRTFDEQRRWLGDLMAPFTVEASRHLEQAWFPRARSADELSTVSPANRMVCEPYPKLLNSIIAVDMAAAFVIMAAEVAEELGVPSDRWVFPWSSATCNDVYFPVQRPDLGRSAGIRAAGKAVLAASGLHIDDIRWFDFYSCFPSAVEAAIDALDLDPADDRGFTVTGGLPYHGGPGNNYVSHSIVEMVRRCRSDPDAVGLVSGLGWYITKHSLGLWSATPPPTGWQTPDMADAQSAIDGTSLPVASPADASGEATIDGYTVVHDRDQGPSWVPIFARMTDGRRVAARSDDAEVAVAMSRDMCVGHQVAVRQADGHVEFELS, from the coding sequence TTGGCCATCCCACCACGCACTCCGGTTGTCGTCGGCGTCGGTGAACTCACACATCGCGGTGAAGGCACCGTCGATCCCATCGATTTGGCCGCCGAGGCCGCGCGTCGAGCGCTGCATGATGCTTCGGCCGCGATCGGGCATCGCATCGATACCGTGGCGACGCCCGGAATCTTGATGATCCCACGCGACAACCCCGCGTCGAGGATTGCCGAAGCGACTGGGCTGACGCCGGATCATCGCATCAGTTGTCCGGTCGGCGGCAACACCCCCCAGTATCTGGTCGAGGTCCTCGGCCGCCGCATTTGGCGCGGCGTCAGCGACGCGGCTCTGATCGTCGGAGCGGAAAGCGGCGCGTCAGCACGCAAAGTCGCATCCGGTAGCGCACTTTTGGAGCCCAAACCCATCGCAGCACAGGACGAGTCACTCGGTGACACCCGCCCGGGACTGAGCGAAGCCGAGGTGGGCGCCGGGTTACATTGGCCGCACGAGGTGTACCCGATCTTCGAATCCGCGATCGCGGCCCGATCAGGCCGCACATTCGACGAACAGCGCCGCTGGCTGGGTGACTTGATGGCTCCGTTCACGGTTGAGGCGTCCCGACATCTCGAGCAGGCCTGGTTTCCGCGTGCCCGTAGCGCAGACGAGCTCAGCACGGTCTCCCCGGCTAACCGGATGGTGTGCGAGCCGTACCCGAAGCTGCTCAACAGCATCATCGCCGTGGATATGGCTGCCGCTTTCGTGATCATGGCCGCCGAAGTCGCCGAGGAACTCGGAGTGCCCAGTGATCGTTGGGTCTTCCCGTGGTCGTCGGCCACATGCAACGACGTGTATTTCCCGGTTCAGCGGCCTGATCTGGGTCGTTCCGCCGGAATAAGGGCCGCCGGCAAGGCGGTATTGGCGGCCAGTGGACTTCACATCGACGACATTAGATGGTTTGATTTCTACTCTTGCTTTCCTTCCGCGGTCGAGGCGGCGATCGACGCCTTGGATCTCGACCCGGCGGATGACCGCGGGTTCACGGTGACCGGCGGACTGCCCTACCACGGAGGGCCGGGTAACAACTATGTCAGCCATTCGATCGTCGAGATGGTGCGACGCTGCAGGAGCGACCCGGACGCCGTCGGGCTCGTGTCCGGACTGGGCTGGTACATCACAAAGCACTCGCTGGGTCTGTGGTCGGCGACTCCACCGCCAACGGGATGGCAGACTCCGGACATGGCCGATGCGCAGTCTGCGATCGACGGCACCTCCCTCCCGGTCGCTTCTCCCGCCGACGCATCCGGAGAGGCGACCATAGATGGATACACCGTCGTGCACGACCGTGACCAAGGCCCCTCCTGGGTGCCGATTTTCGCGCGCATGACCGACGGCCGCCGCGTCGCGGCGCGCAGTGACGATGCCGAGGTGGCGGTGGCAATGTCACGAGACATGTGCGTCGGACACCAAGTCGCCGTGCGGCAGGCGGACGGACACGTCGAATTCGAACTGTCGTGA
- a CDS encoding TetR/AcrR family transcriptional regulator yields the protein MARDRLLDAAETCLQGEGLSGTTMEDIARHAGVSRATVYRYFASRESVVSGVIVRAAERYLHRTSGRILAHTDLGSAILDFVAVTVRAARREPIIGMLFASDDELAGVGLAEGTSVALFELVAEFLRPVFAAHWHQLEAGVSVDDAAEWILRIILSLLAVRGPRHRSPEGIDAFLRRFLLPALLADTHSCIAATTAE from the coding sequence ATGGCGCGCGATCGCCTACTCGACGCCGCCGAAACGTGCCTGCAAGGCGAGGGGCTGTCGGGCACCACGATGGAGGATATCGCCAGGCATGCGGGCGTATCGCGCGCCACGGTCTATCGCTACTTCGCTAGTCGCGAATCCGTCGTATCCGGTGTCATCGTCCGCGCAGCGGAACGCTACCTGCACCGCACCAGCGGACGGATCTTGGCGCACACCGACTTGGGCTCTGCCATATTGGACTTCGTTGCAGTCACGGTGCGCGCGGCACGCCGCGAACCGATAATCGGCATGCTCTTCGCCAGCGACGATGAACTCGCCGGCGTGGGACTGGCCGAGGGAACGTCGGTGGCGCTGTTCGAACTCGTCGCCGAGTTTCTGCGACCCGTGTTCGCCGCACACTGGCATCAACTCGAAGCCGGCGTTTCGGTCGATGACGCCGCCGAATGGATTTTGCGCATCATCCTCAGCTTGCTCGCGGTTCGCGGCCCCCGGCACCGCAGCCCCGAAGGAATCGATGCTTTCTTGCGCCGATTCCTGCTTCCCGCGCTACTGGCCGACACTCACAGTTGCATTGCTGCGACAACTGCGGAGTAG
- a CDS encoding PaaI family thioesterase, with translation MDFPQFNKQIAEELQHAGGTSGGLAKYLDFRHIEFSAGRLVVEMDARADLLTPFGTLHGGCLSAMVDHCLGVVFYPVIPPGSWVATTEFKLNLLRPVSSGVCVAVADIIALGKRSGVARIDITNTGRPVCAAQGTVTVVAQSAS, from the coding sequence ATGGACTTCCCCCAGTTCAACAAGCAAATAGCCGAGGAGCTCCAGCACGCGGGGGGAACCTCGGGAGGGCTCGCCAAGTACTTGGACTTCCGCCACATCGAGTTCTCCGCCGGGAGACTGGTAGTGGAAATGGACGCCCGAGCCGATTTGTTGACTCCTTTCGGCACTCTGCATGGCGGATGCCTGTCAGCGATGGTCGACCACTGCTTGGGCGTGGTGTTCTATCCGGTGATCCCACCTGGGTCATGGGTGGCCACAACCGAATTCAAACTGAACCTCCTACGTCCGGTGTCCAGTGGAGTCTGCGTTGCGGTCGCCGACATCATCGCGCTGGGGAAGCGTAGCGGCGTCGCCAGGATCGACATCACCAATACGGGACGCCCGGTATGCGCCGCACAGGGAACAGTGACCGTCGTCGCCCAGAGCGCCTCGTGA